The Fimbriimonas ginsengisoli Gsoil 348 genome window below encodes:
- a CDS encoding beta-N-acetylhexosaminidase — MSQLAQSLAIIPLPAVIEPREGSFVFGPQTRIAVSLDSRELGERLRSELRPAMGFSLELTGRGGKDTISLGLDRSLKLGPEGYQIEAAADQIDIRAVEPAGLFYGIQTLKQMLPAAVFRQGRQEGVEWSVPSASIKDSPRFGWRGAHLDVSRYFMPKEFLLKFIDLLALHKLNTFHLHLTDDQGWRMEIKKYPKLTEVGAWRSDSMLTYDPPTHDGKPHGGFYTQEDLREIVAYAKERFITVVPEIEMPGHAQAAIAAYPELGNSGLPLPVGVTWGVNENVYSVDEATIQFNKDVLAEVMEVFPSKFIHIGGDEVPKTQWKASKAAQARIKELGLRDEDELQSWFVRQMDTFLAEQGRRLVGWDEILEGGLAPGATVMSWRGEEGGIAAAKAGHDVVMAPNQWTYFDHYQSRDHASEPHAIGGFLPLQKVYEYDPIPPDLTPDEAEHVLGAQGQVWTEYIATPKAVEYMAFPRLSALAEVVWSPVDKKCFDGFVTRLQKHLERLEAKDVKYRPLSPQPHPLNDLEPELASNLV, encoded by the coding sequence ATGTCCCAGCTTGCCCAATCTCTTGCGATCATCCCCCTGCCTGCCGTTATCGAGCCTCGGGAAGGATCGTTCGTCTTCGGTCCGCAGACGCGGATTGCGGTCAGCCTGGATAGTCGGGAACTTGGGGAGCGGCTTCGAAGCGAGCTTCGTCCGGCGATGGGATTCTCGCTTGAACTGACCGGGCGCGGCGGCAAAGATACGATCTCCCTCGGACTTGATAGAAGCCTAAAACTCGGTCCGGAGGGATACCAGATCGAGGCGGCCGCCGACCAGATCGACATCCGTGCCGTCGAACCCGCGGGACTCTTCTACGGAATCCAGACGCTCAAGCAGATGCTCCCGGCGGCGGTGTTTCGGCAGGGACGTCAGGAGGGGGTGGAGTGGAGCGTCCCATCCGCAAGCATTAAGGATTCTCCCCGTTTCGGTTGGAGGGGGGCGCACCTCGACGTCTCCCGGTACTTCATGCCGAAGGAGTTCCTCCTCAAGTTTATCGACCTGCTGGCGCTCCACAAGCTCAACACCTTTCACCTTCACCTCACGGACGACCAAGGGTGGCGGATGGAGATCAAGAAATATCCGAAGCTGACCGAGGTGGGGGCCTGGCGGAGCGACTCGATGCTCACCTACGATCCCCCCACCCACGATGGGAAGCCGCACGGCGGTTTTTACACGCAGGAAGACTTGCGGGAGATCGTGGCGTACGCCAAAGAGCGGTTCATAACCGTCGTTCCGGAGATCGAAATGCCCGGACACGCGCAGGCCGCGATCGCCGCCTATCCGGAGCTTGGGAACTCCGGTCTTCCGTTGCCGGTGGGCGTTACTTGGGGAGTCAACGAGAACGTCTACAGCGTCGACGAAGCGACGATCCAATTCAACAAGGACGTGCTCGCCGAGGTGATGGAGGTCTTCCCTTCGAAATTCATCCACATCGGAGGCGACGAGGTTCCCAAGACCCAGTGGAAAGCGAGCAAGGCCGCGCAGGCGAGGATTAAGGAGCTCGGCCTCCGAGACGAAGACGAGCTCCAAAGCTGGTTCGTCCGGCAAATGGACACCTTTCTCGCCGAGCAGGGCCGGAGATTGGTCGGGTGGGATGAAATCCTCGAGGGCGGACTCGCCCCTGGCGCGACGGTGATGAGTTGGCGTGGTGAGGAGGGTGGAATCGCCGCCGCCAAAGCCGGGCACGACGTGGTGATGGCGCCGAACCAGTGGACCTACTTCGACCATTATCAATCGCGGGACCACGCGAGCGAGCCGCACGCGATCGGCGGATTCTTGCCCCTGCAAAAGGTTTACGAGTACGATCCGATCCCGCCGGACCTCACGCCGGACGAGGCTGAGCACGTCCTCGGCGCTCAAGGGCAGGTCTGGACGGAGTACATCGCAACGCCAAAAGCGGTCGAGTATATGGCGTTCCCACGCCTATCGGCGCTAGCGGAGGTGGTCTGGTCGCCGGTAGATAAAAAGTGCTTCGACGGGTTCGTTACGAGGCTGCAGAAACATCTCGAAAGGTTGGAAGCAAAGGACGTGAAGTACCGTCCGCTGAGCCCCCAGCCACACCCCTTGAACGATTTAGAACCTGAGTTGGCTTCAAATCTGGTATGA
- a CDS encoding GNAT family N-acetyltransferase, translating to MPSSSAAAANAIRPATRADIGRVWELVLELAEYERLTHTVVGDASALERNAFDDRLIEIFVIEEPGEIVGYTISYRTFSTFRTQPGTWLEDLYVTPECRGKGYGKALLQNLIDRSRERGDGRLEWSVLDWNEPAILFYGSMSATVLPDWRVCRFDL from the coding sequence ATGCCAAGTTCTTCCGCGGCCGCCGCTAACGCCATCCGCCCCGCCACCCGTGCCGATATCGGCCGCGTCTGGGAGCTCGTGCTCGAGCTTGCCGAGTACGAGCGGCTTACCCATACGGTCGTCGGCGACGCCTCGGCACTAGAGCGGAACGCATTCGACGACCGCCTCATCGAGATCTTCGTGATTGAGGAGCCGGGCGAGATCGTGGGATACACGATTTCGTATCGCACGTTCTCAACCTTCCGTACCCAGCCCGGAACTTGGCTGGAGGATCTTTACGTCACCCCGGAGTGCCGAGGAAAAGGATACGGAAAGGCGCTTCTCCAAAACCTAATCGACCGGTCCCGCGAACGCGGTGACGGCCGCCTCGAGTGGTCGGTCCTAGATTGGAATGAACCTGCGATCCTCTTTTACGGGTCGATGTCGGCCACCGTCC
- a CDS encoding DNA-processing protein DprA: MGTLCDVEPCLEEAHVALVALYLRGAPRPFTPSPRLWPQVVSAIRESGVPGQIPSALRAKGLGREAWLVEEPSLWTWAASAASSSLSVMSQGYPARWRDVLGAAAPPVVWARGARSSGGGRLIGVVGSRDVGPRVARFAHEAAREAVRLGFGVVSGGAEGCDAAAAQGAVGAGGSVVTVLPCGLSCRREAGLGLELSVCAPDEPFSTAAAMERNALIYAASGATVVAQARLRTGGTWHGATDALRRRLTRLLVRVDATSVAHRALIGLGGVPLSTPCDLGDAVTAAAPQSALFALG; this comes from the coding sequence ATGGGTACTTTATGCGATGTCGAGCCCTGCTTGGAAGAAGCGCACGTCGCGCTCGTGGCGCTATACCTACGGGGCGCCCCCCGTCCGTTCACCCCCAGTCCTCGCCTGTGGCCCCAGGTGGTGAGCGCCATCCGTGAATCCGGCGTCCCCGGGCAAATTCCGTCCGCGCTCCGCGCCAAGGGTCTTGGGCGCGAGGCATGGCTGGTGGAGGAGCCTTCACTCTGGACGTGGGCGGCGTCGGCGGCTTCGTCCTCTCTTAGCGTGATGTCGCAAGGGTATCCGGCTCGTTGGCGAGACGTACTTGGGGCGGCGGCGCCTCCCGTAGTTTGGGCTCGCGGGGCTAGGTCTAGCGGAGGCGGCCGCCTGATCGGGGTAGTGGGGAGCCGGGACGTCGGTCCCCGGGTAGCCCGGTTTGCTCACGAAGCGGCACGCGAGGCGGTCCGGTTGGGGTTCGGCGTTGTTTCGGGCGGCGCGGAAGGCTGCGACGCGGCCGCGGCGCAGGGCGCGGTTGGAGCCGGCGGTTCGGTCGTTACCGTCTTGCCGTGCGGCCTCTCTTGCCGCCGGGAGGCCGGTCTTGGTCTCGAGCTCTCCGTATGCGCACCGGACGAGCCTTTCTCGACCGCCGCCGCGATGGAGCGAAACGCGCTTATCTACGCCGCTTCGGGGGCCACCGTCGTGGCCCAAGCCCGGCTTCGCACCGGGGGCACCTGGCACGGCGCCACGGACGCCCTTCGCCGGCGGCTGACGCGTCTCCTCGTTCGCGTCGACGCGACGTCGGTGGCTCACCGCGCGCTTATCGGGCTTGGCGGGGTTCCCCTTTCCACCCCATGCGATCTCGGAGATGCGGTAACGGCGGCGGCTCCCCAGTCGGCGCTCTTTGCCTTGGGTTAA
- a CDS encoding lysophospholipid acyltransferase family protein: MDRLKYGWRAVRPRLISGVLYGILRFLGATIRMRLIDEPEDEARTIFCGWHGRSLLFANRYRGRGWWVIISQSNDGEMQTRIFRKLGFQIIRGSTGRGGVRAAVEAIRALKDGGTMAITPDGPRGPSGVVQGGVMLMAQKSGAKLVPMGISARPRIFIKSWDRYMFPLPFGRGIFIFGEPLTVEKDADEAEVERVRLKLQEEIHRLEAEAERMLGY; the protein is encoded by the coding sequence ATGGATCGGCTGAAGTACGGCTGGCGCGCCGTGCGTCCGAGGCTGATCAGCGGGGTGCTCTACGGCATCCTCCGATTTCTCGGCGCTACGATCCGGATGCGACTGATCGACGAGCCCGAAGACGAAGCTCGAACGATCTTCTGCGGCTGGCACGGCCGGTCTCTGCTCTTCGCCAACCGGTATCGCGGACGGGGCTGGTGGGTAATCATCTCGCAGAGCAACGACGGCGAGATGCAGACCCGGATCTTTCGAAAGCTGGGATTCCAGATCATTCGTGGCAGCACCGGGCGCGGCGGCGTGCGGGCGGCGGTGGAGGCGATCAGGGCGCTGAAAGATGGCGGGACCATGGCGATCACCCCGGACGGCCCACGCGGCCCCAGCGGGGTGGTGCAGGGCGGCGTGATGCTGATGGCTCAAAAGAGCGGCGCGAAACTGGTGCCGATGGGGATCTCCGCGCGGCCTCGAATCTTTATTAAATCTTGGGACCGGTACATGTTCCCTCTCCCGTTCGGCCGAGGAATCTTCATCTTCGGCGAGCCCCTGACCGTGGAGAAGGACGCCGACGAAGCGGAAGTCGAGCGCGTCCGCCTAAAGCTCCAGGAAGAGATCCACCGCCTGGAAGCTGAAGCCGAACGCATGCTGGGCTATTAG
- a CDS encoding DinB family protein: protein MDELWKQSAIDLLDEAYVSPEYEHTWFKDNDPDSSLIPSFRSLTAEDAERKPVVGRNAVAGHAVHLATSLEGAAIAMRGGPYAVDWEKSWEFPRPLTQAAWEEICDRLERAYLDVRGIVAANTDWSNPIYSKSVQALLAHAAYHLGSIRQIAADRLPRA from the coding sequence ATGGACGAGCTGTGGAAACAAAGCGCCATTGATCTCTTGGATGAAGCGTACGTCTCACCCGAGTACGAGCACACCTGGTTCAAGGACAACGATCCGGACTCGAGTCTCATTCCTAGTTTTCGCTCCCTTACCGCGGAGGATGCGGAGCGAAAGCCGGTCGTTGGGCGAAATGCGGTCGCCGGGCACGCGGTGCACCTTGCCACTTCTTTGGAGGGGGCCGCGATTGCCATGCGGGGAGGTCCTTATGCAGTCGACTGGGAGAAAAGCTGGGAATTTCCGAGGCCGCTAACCCAAGCCGCCTGGGAAGAGATCTGCGACCGCCTGGAGCGGGCATATCTGGATGTGCGGGGCATCGTCGCGGCGAATACTGACTGGTCGAATCCGATCTACTCCAAGAGCGTCCAAGCCTTGCTCGCCCATGCGGCGTACCACCTCGGCTCGATCCGGCAGATCGCCGCGGATCGGCTCCCCCGCGCCTAG
- a CDS encoding four-helix bundle copper-binding protein, with protein sequence MDKKLMDECIKNCQECHAACASLIPHCLHLGGSHSSKEHIGLLQDCAHICATALSFMLRESPRHTLTCGACAAVCRECATDCEAGANGDAWMLACAEQCRTCADSCARMVSLRMPAVSMH encoded by the coding sequence ATGGATAAGAAACTCATGGATGAGTGCATCAAGAACTGTCAGGAGTGCCATGCTGCCTGCGCTTCTCTGATTCCGCACTGTCTGCACCTTGGTGGATCGCACTCGTCGAAGGAGCACATCGGACTCCTTCAAGATTGCGCCCATATCTGCGCCACCGCGCTCTCGTTTATGCTGCGCGAAAGTCCTCGCCACACGCTTACCTGCGGAGCTTGCGCGGCGGTTTGCCGCGAGTGCGCGACGGACTGCGAGGCTGGCGCGAACGGCGACGCTTGGATGCTGGCGTGTGCGGAACAATGCCGCACCTGTGCCGATTCATGCGCTCGCATGGTTTCGTTGCGGATGCCCGCGGTCTCGATGCATTGA
- a CDS encoding CoA transferase subunit A, with amino-acid sequence MNKVFPDATSALEGLLFDGMTIMSGGFGLCGIPEHLILALRDSGVKEITVISNNCGVDDFGMGLLLQTRQIKKMVSSYVGENAEFERQFLAGELELEFNPQGTLAERIRAGGAGIPAFFTKTGYGTLVAEGKETRDFGGEIYVMERGLKADLSVVKAWKGDASGNLIYKETARNFNPMMATAGKVCVAEVEELVEVGELDADNIHTPGIYVDRILMGTHYEKRIERRTTRPRG; translated from the coding sequence ATGAACAAGGTTTTTCCGGACGCGACGTCGGCGCTCGAAGGGTTGCTGTTCGACGGTATGACGATTATGTCGGGAGGGTTCGGCCTCTGCGGGATCCCGGAACACCTGATCCTCGCCCTCCGCGATTCCGGAGTGAAGGAGATCACCGTCATCAGCAACAACTGCGGCGTGGACGACTTCGGCATGGGGCTCCTGCTGCAGACCCGGCAAATCAAAAAGATGGTCTCCTCGTACGTCGGGGAGAACGCGGAGTTTGAGCGGCAGTTCCTAGCCGGCGAACTGGAGCTTGAATTCAACCCGCAAGGGACATTGGCGGAGCGAATCCGCGCGGGCGGAGCCGGCATCCCCGCCTTCTTCACGAAGACCGGTTACGGCACGCTCGTCGCGGAAGGGAAGGAGACCCGGGACTTCGGCGGCGAAATATACGTGATGGAGAGAGGATTGAAGGCAGATCTCTCAGTCGTTAAAGCTTGGAAAGGGGACGCTTCGGGGAACCTAATCTACAAAGAGACGGCGCGGAACTTCAATCCGATGATGGCGACGGCGGGTAAGGTGTGCGTCGCGGAGGTGGAAGAGCTGGTGGAAGTCGGCGAGCTCGACGCGGACAACATCCACACTCCCGGCATCTACGTCGACCGAATTCTTATGGGAACGCATTACGAGAAGCGGATCGAACGCAGGACGACCCGCCCCCGAGGCTAA
- a CDS encoding alpha/beta hydrolase, protein MVSDFIHLEEPGDPTLVMLHGTGGDEIEMLQFGKELSRRTGFLSLRGKEPEGRVNRWFRRFGEGVFDEPNLRMRTEELADYVMEKLPEKKRVAVGFSNGANIAAATLLLRPEAFDAAALLAPMVPLQPDTLPDLGGKPILMICGERDPMVPRMNALALATMFETAGAALELHWHPGGHGFGPAELNVLKAWIARL, encoded by the coding sequence ATGGTGAGCGATTTCATTCACCTCGAAGAGCCGGGCGATCCCACGCTCGTGATGCTGCACGGCACCGGGGGCGACGAAATTGAGATGCTCCAGTTCGGCAAGGAGCTCTCCCGGCGCACTGGCTTCCTCTCCTTGAGGGGGAAAGAGCCGGAGGGGCGCGTCAATCGCTGGTTCCGCCGGTTCGGCGAGGGAGTCTTCGACGAGCCGAACCTGCGCATGCGGACAGAAGAATTGGCGGACTACGTGATGGAGAAGCTTCCCGAAAAGAAGCGGGTTGCGGTCGGCTTTTCCAACGGAGCGAACATCGCCGCCGCGACGCTGCTGCTTCGCCCCGAGGCGTTCGACGCCGCCGCTCTGCTGGCCCCGATGGTGCCATTGCAGCCCGACACCCTGCCCGATCTCGGCGGCAAGCCGATCCTGATGATCTGCGGCGAGCGCGACCCAATGGTCCCTCGGATGAACGCGCTCGCTTTGGCTACGATGTTCGAGACCGCCGGCGCGGCCTTGGAACTCCACTGGCACCCCGGCGGCCATGGATTCGGCCCGGCCGAACTCAACGTGCTCAAAGCCTGGATCGCCCGGCTCTAA
- a CDS encoding saccharopine dehydrogenase family protein: MDKTFAILGAGMQGTAAAYDLAKFADPATILLADARIEQADRSAQRVNALVGRTICRPMQVDALDPEALAAFLQPVDVLLSCVPYWMHPRIAKVAIETGTNMCDLGGNTEITMETLQLDEAAKAAGVTLIPDTGLAPGLVNSVGKFLIEKLDEAESVCLYCGVLPQHPIPPFNYKLTFNIEGLLTEYDYKAVVLRDGEIVMVDTLSELEEIDVEGLGRMEAFTTSGGTSTAPYTFQDRVTSYQYKTIRFPGHCEKMRIFKDFGFWGEEPVDIKGSVVRPRDLFYKVFGDRLAAIQDTDQCIVRGVGEGIRNGERVRLQVDIHDRQCEATGFTSMERTTGFSISIHAAAIAAGEVPPGAIRYENAITGARFMEEIQRRGITFKFSEERLGNVRLAV; encoded by the coding sequence ATGGATAAGACTTTCGCGATTCTCGGTGCTGGGATGCAGGGCACCGCCGCTGCCTACGACCTCGCCAAATTCGCCGACCCCGCCACGATCCTGCTCGCCGACGCGCGGATCGAACAAGCCGACCGCAGTGCCCAAAGGGTCAATGCGTTGGTCGGAAGGACAATCTGCAGGCCGATGCAGGTGGACGCGTTGGATCCCGAAGCGCTCGCGGCATTCCTTCAGCCGGTGGACGTGCTTCTGAGCTGCGTACCGTACTGGATGCACCCCCGCATCGCCAAGGTCGCGATCGAAACCGGGACGAACATGTGCGATCTCGGTGGGAACACCGAGATTACGATGGAGACACTCCAGCTTGACGAAGCCGCCAAAGCCGCCGGGGTCACCCTCATCCCCGATACCGGTCTCGCCCCCGGATTGGTTAATTCGGTCGGCAAGTTCCTCATCGAAAAGCTCGATGAGGCCGAATCGGTCTGCCTTTACTGCGGCGTGCTCCCGCAGCATCCGATCCCTCCGTTCAACTACAAGCTCACGTTCAACATCGAAGGCCTGCTCACCGAGTACGACTACAAGGCCGTGGTGCTGCGCGACGGCGAAATCGTCATGGTCGACACCCTCTCCGAGTTGGAGGAGATCGACGTGGAAGGGCTGGGCCGGATGGAAGCGTTCACCACTTCGGGTGGTACCAGCACCGCGCCGTACACGTTCCAAGACCGTGTGACGAGCTATCAGTACAAGACGATCCGTTTTCCCGGGCACTGTGAAAAGATGCGGATCTTCAAGGATTTTGGTTTTTGGGGCGAGGAGCCGGTCGATATCAAGGGTTCGGTGGTGCGCCCCCGCGATCTGTTCTACAAGGTCTTCGGCGACCGGTTGGCGGCGATCCAAGATACCGACCAATGCATCGTGCGGGGGGTGGGTGAAGGGATCCGTAATGGTGAGCGAGTTCGGCTACAGGTCGACATCCACGACCGTCAGTGCGAAGCCACCGGTTTCACGAGCATGGAGCGGACGACCGGCTTCTCCATCTCGATCCACGCCGCCGCCATCGCCGCCGGAGAAGTGCCGCCTGGAGCCATCCGTTACGAAAACGCAATCACCGGCGCCCGATTCATGGAGGAGATCCAACGGCGGGGAATTACGTTTAAGTTCTCTGAAGAGAGACTTGGCAACGTACGCTTGGCGGTGTGA
- a CDS encoding rhomboid family protein codes for MIERRVPIVTLILIGANLVAAFALIISPSLAEELGFNPARPRLSSAVTGLFLHANLFHLLGNMVFLAAVGAAVELATGSLRFALVYFFAGLCGVAVHYLVTRGTQSPASLVGASGAIAGCAAYYSVRYTGLKVAFAPHRALSVAAVTGIWVILQVVGAFVRVGQTEGGTSYWAHLGGFAGGVLLSLLFRAPDLGQIRLGHEVLEQMNDRGPGAVVTAATRHLEKHPRDLKALWELANAQRLLGEGEAEADVLLRLLEIESEEEVPEVLRRLCQAGRVTRLPTLRRLQLADRIRLSSPAIAKALLRSVVEGERSEPQRPDAILSLATLERDESPVRAEELLGELSSEYPMHPAAELARKRGWIG; via the coding sequence GTGATCGAGCGACGCGTCCCGATCGTGACGCTGATCCTGATTGGGGCGAACCTCGTTGCGGCGTTCGCCCTGATCATTTCCCCTAGCCTCGCCGAGGAGCTAGGGTTCAATCCCGCGCGCCCTCGCCTGTCCTCCGCCGTAACCGGGCTTTTTCTCCACGCGAACCTCTTTCACCTGCTCGGCAACATGGTCTTTCTGGCCGCGGTCGGCGCGGCGGTCGAACTGGCTACCGGGTCGTTGCGCTTTGCTCTGGTCTATTTTTTTGCCGGACTTTGCGGAGTGGCCGTGCACTATCTGGTGACCCGTGGAACCCAAAGTCCGGCTTCGCTCGTCGGAGCGAGCGGCGCGATCGCCGGGTGCGCCGCGTACTACTCGGTTCGCTACACCGGACTCAAAGTCGCATTTGCCCCGCATCGCGCGCTGAGCGTGGCGGCGGTGACCGGAATCTGGGTGATCTTACAGGTAGTGGGCGCGTTCGTCCGAGTAGGGCAGACAGAGGGGGGAACCTCCTACTGGGCTCACCTGGGCGGCTTCGCGGGCGGCGTTCTGCTCAGCCTGCTTTTTCGAGCGCCCGACCTGGGACAGATCCGGCTCGGCCACGAAGTTTTGGAGCAGATGAACGACCGTGGGCCGGGAGCGGTCGTTACGGCGGCGACCCGCCACCTGGAAAAGCACCCGCGCGATCTTAAGGCGCTTTGGGAGTTGGCAAACGCCCAGCGGTTGCTTGGCGAAGGGGAGGCGGAGGCCGACGTCCTTCTGCGCCTTTTGGAGATCGAAAGCGAGGAAGAGGTTCCAGAGGTCTTGCGGCGGCTTTGCCAAGCCGGGCGAGTAACGCGACTTCCGACCCTTCGCCGCCTGCAGCTTGCCGACCGGATACGCCTTTCATCGCCGGCGATCGCAAAAGCGTTGCTGCGAAGCGTCGTCGAGGGCGAGCGATCGGAGCCGCAACGGCCCGATGCGATCTTGTCGCTAGCGACTCTCGAGCGGGACGAGAGCCCCGTCCGTGCCGAAGAGCTCCTTGGCGAGCTAAGCTCCGAATACCCAATGCACCCAGCAGCCGAATTGGCAAGGAAGCGTGGATGGATCGGCTGA
- a CDS encoding ring-cleaving dioxygenase, with the protein MSAISGPAQENFDFYSGVLGFRLVKLTVNFDDPTAYHLYYGDGAGSPGSIVTFFPYPNGYPGRPGSGQVTVTSLSVPHGSLTYWADRFKEFEVDFDRVAHRGSGHVLPFRAPDGLPLELVAASDHVPGVEWDDTDVLPEFAISVVRSVTMVVRQLEPTAELLTGLLGFRLADERENRHRYEVAEGGPGKSIEVVVDAEGPVGRPGHGSVHHVAFRIADDAEQLAAKAELTAAGFQVSPVMDRDYFRSIYFREPGGVLLEIATDGPGFTTDETLEDLGGGLRLPSQFANHRRQIERSLPPLKIW; encoded by the coding sequence ATGAGCGCCATCTCCGGTCCGGCGCAGGAGAACTTCGATTTTTATTCGGGGGTATTGGGCTTTCGGTTGGTCAAGCTGACTGTCAACTTCGACGATCCCACCGCCTATCACCTTTATTACGGGGATGGGGCAGGGTCGCCCGGTTCCATCGTGACCTTCTTTCCTTATCCCAACGGATATCCGGGGCGTCCGGGAAGCGGTCAGGTTACGGTGACGTCGCTGTCGGTTCCGCACGGGTCGCTGACCTATTGGGCAGACCGGTTCAAGGAATTCGAGGTCGATTTCGACCGGGTTGCTCACCGTGGCTCCGGCCATGTTCTCCCCTTTCGCGCGCCGGATGGCTTGCCGCTCGAGCTAGTTGCGGCTAGCGACCATGTTCCCGGAGTTGAGTGGGACGATACCGACGTTCTGCCCGAGTTCGCCATTTCCGTGGTTCGTTCGGTCACGATGGTTGTGCGCCAGTTGGAGCCGACGGCCGAGCTTCTCACCGGGCTTCTTGGGTTTCGCCTTGCGGATGAGCGGGAAAACCGTCATCGATACGAGGTTGCCGAGGGTGGCCCCGGAAAGTCGATCGAGGTAGTGGTCGATGCCGAGGGGCCGGTCGGTCGCCCTGGCCATGGCAGCGTCCATCACGTGGCGTTTCGGATCGCCGACGATGCGGAACAGCTCGCCGCGAAGGCCGAATTGACGGCCGCCGGCTTTCAGGTGAGCCCGGTGATGGACCGAGATTATTTCCGGTCGATTTACTTCCGCGAGCCGGGCGGGGTGCTCTTGGAGATCGCCACCGACGGCCCCGGATTCACAACAGACGAGACGCTCGAAGACCTGGGCGGTGGTTTGCGGCTCCCGAGCCAGTTCGCCAACCACCGCCGGCAAATAGAAAGGTCGCTCCCACCGTTGAAGATATGGTGA
- a CDS encoding YebC/PmpR family DNA-binding transcriptional regulator, with protein MAGHSKWKNIKIRKGKQDAIRGKMFTKMSKEIIVAAKMGGGDVSMNPRLRVAVEKARVNSMPVDNIKRAIARGTGEIEGADYEEIVYEGYGPSGAAIMLECYSENRNRTVSEVRHAFAKHGGNMAENGSVSWQFKHLGQIVVERGSLDEDEFTLAALEAGAEDVVVDEESFTVYTAMEELHKVNEAMEKAGFKPQDVNLTYIPTNKATLSEADQIKLLKLLDALDDLDDVQETYVNVDIDDEALEA; from the coding sequence ATGGCTGGCCATTCCAAATGGAAGAACATCAAGATCCGCAAGGGAAAGCAAGATGCGATCCGCGGAAAGATGTTCACGAAGATGAGCAAAGAGATCATCGTCGCGGCGAAGATGGGCGGCGGAGATGTTTCCATGAACCCACGCCTTCGCGTGGCGGTAGAAAAGGCGCGAGTGAACTCGATGCCCGTCGACAACATCAAGCGCGCGATCGCTCGCGGCACCGGTGAGATCGAAGGGGCCGATTACGAAGAGATCGTATACGAGGGATACGGGCCAAGCGGCGCCGCGATCATGCTCGAGTGCTACAGCGAGAACCGAAACCGCACCGTGAGCGAAGTGCGGCACGCGTTCGCCAAGCACGGCGGCAATATGGCCGAGAACGGCTCGGTGAGCTGGCAATTCAAGCACCTCGGCCAGATCGTCGTCGAACGCGGGAGCCTCGACGAAGACGAGTTTACGTTGGCCGCTCTCGAAGCCGGAGCCGAAGACGTGGTCGTAGACGAGGAGAGCTTTACTGTCTACACAGCGATGGAAGAGCTCCACAAAGTGAATGAGGCGATGGAGAAAGCCGGGTTCAAGCCCCAGGACGTGAACCTGACCTACATACCTACGAACAAGGCAACTCTTTCCGAAGCCGACCAGATCAAGCTGCTTAAGTTGCTCGACGCCCTCGACGACTTGGACGACGTTCAGGAAACTTACGTCAACGTCGATATCGACGACGAAGCACTGGAGGCGTGA
- a CDS encoding DoxX family protein translates to MKGNSRIDVGLLILRIALGSIVLIYGCQKMLGIFGGHGFAKTLEFFSGTFGIPEVLGILAILTEFFGSICLILGIVTPVAAFGLACNFAVATYINLRAPGAVAGVFSSGDPAKMSNVLYPTALFFMSVALLIMGAGKYSLDAKFFRGRR, encoded by the coding sequence ATGAAGGGCAATTCGCGAATCGATGTCGGGTTGCTGATCCTACGGATCGCACTAGGTTCGATCGTGCTGATCTATGGCTGCCAGAAGATGCTCGGCATCTTCGGCGGACACGGGTTTGCCAAGACGCTGGAGTTCTTCTCGGGAACCTTCGGCATACCCGAGGTGCTTGGAATTCTCGCGATCCTCACCGAATTCTTCGGTTCGATTTGCCTCATTCTGGGGATCGTGACCCCCGTTGCCGCCTTCGGTCTCGCCTGCAACTTTGCCGTGGCGACTTACATCAACTTACGGGCGCCGGGCGCCGTGGCCGGCGTTTTCTCATCTGGCGACCCGGCCAAGATGTCGAACGTCCTCTATCCCACCGCGCTTTTTTTCATGTCGGTGGCACTACTCATCATGGGAGCGGGTAAGTACTCCCTCGATGCCAAGTTCTTCCGCGGCCGCCGCTAA